A genome region from Pseudomonas sp. N3-W includes the following:
- a CDS encoding DUF971 domain-containing protein, giving the protein MTTQLPIAINLHKASKTLTLKYASGEEHHLPAEFLRVHSPSAEVQGHGKPILQFGKIAVGLTKVEPAGQYALKLTFDDGHDSGLFTWEYLYQLGMRQEALWSDYLAELKAAGKTRDPNESIVKLML; this is encoded by the coding sequence ATGACGACCCAACTCCCCATCGCCATCAACCTGCACAAAGCCTCGAAAACCCTGACGCTCAAATACGCGTCCGGCGAGGAGCATCATCTGCCCGCCGAGTTCCTGCGCGTGCACTCTCCTTCCGCCGAGGTCCAGGGCCACGGTAAACCCATCCTGCAATTTGGCAAGATCGCGGTAGGCCTGACCAAGGTCGAGCCGGCCGGTCAGTACGCACTGAAATTGACCTTCGACGACGGCCACGACAGCGGCCTGTTCACCTGGGAATATCTCTACCAACTGGGCATGCGTCAGGAAGCGCTCTGGAGCGATTACCTCGCCGAACTAAAAGCCGCCGGTAAAACCCGCGACCCGAACGAGTCCATCGTCAAGCTGATGCTCTAG
- the hslU gene encoding ATP-dependent protease ATPase subunit HslU, protein MSMTPREIVHELNRHIIGQDDAKRAVAIALRNRWRRMQLPEELRVEVTPKNILMIGPTGVGKTEIARRLAKLANAPFIKVEATKFTEVGYVGRDVESIIRDLADAAIKLLREQEMTKVRHRAEDAAEDRILDALLPPARMGFSNEEATQSTDSNTRQLFRKRLREGQLDDKEIEIEVAEVAGVDISAPPGMEEMTNQLQSLFANMGKGKKKSRKLKVKEALKLVRDEEAGRLVNEEELKAKALEAVEQHGIVFIDEIDKVAKRGNSGGVDVSREGVQRDLLPLIEGCTVNTKLGMVKTDHILFIASGAFHLSKPSDLVPELQGRLPIRVELKALTPEDFERILSEPHASLTEQYCALLKTEGLTIEFQPDGIKRIAEIAWQVNEKTENIGARRLHTLLERLLEEVSFSAGDLASAHDDKVIMIDAEYVNGHLGELAQNEDLSRYIL, encoded by the coding sequence ATGTCCATGACTCCCCGCGAAATCGTCCACGAACTCAATCGCCATATCATCGGCCAGGACGATGCCAAACGCGCCGTCGCCATCGCGCTGCGTAACCGCTGGCGCCGGATGCAACTGCCTGAAGAACTGCGCGTTGAAGTAACCCCCAAGAACATCCTGATGATCGGCCCGACCGGTGTCGGTAAAACCGAGATCGCCCGTCGCCTGGCCAAACTGGCCAACGCGCCGTTCATCAAGGTCGAAGCGACCAAGTTCACCGAAGTCGGCTATGTCGGTCGTGACGTCGAATCGATCATTCGTGATCTGGCCGATGCCGCCATCAAGCTGTTGCGCGAACAGGAAATGACCAAGGTTCGCCATCGCGCCGAAGACGCTGCCGAAGATCGCATCCTCGACGCCCTGCTGCCGCCGGCCCGTATGGGTTTCAGCAACGAAGAAGCCACACAGTCGACCGATTCCAATACCCGTCAGCTGTTCCGCAAGCGCCTGCGCGAAGGTCAGCTGGATGACAAGGAGATCGAAATCGAAGTCGCCGAAGTGGCGGGCGTCGATATCTCCGCGCCACCGGGCATGGAAGAAATGACCAACCAACTGCAAAGCCTGTTTGCCAACATGGGCAAGGGCAAGAAGAAAAGCCGCAAGCTCAAGGTCAAGGAAGCGCTGAAACTGGTGCGCGATGAAGAAGCCGGTCGCCTGGTCAACGAAGAAGAGTTGAAGGCCAAGGCCCTGGAAGCGGTCGAGCAGCACGGTATCGTGTTCATCGACGAAATCGACAAAGTGGCCAAGCGCGGCAACTCTGGCGGCGTCGATGTGTCCCGCGAAGGCGTGCAGCGCGACTTGCTGCCGCTGATCGAAGGCTGCACCGTCAACACCAAGCTGGGCATGGTCAAGACCGACCACATCCTGTTCATCGCCTCCGGCGCGTTCCACCTGAGCAAGCCGAGCGATCTGGTGCCGGAACTGCAAGGTCGTCTGCCAATCCGCGTTGAACTCAAGGCGCTGACACCGGAAGACTTCGAACGCATCCTCAGCGAACCGCATGCCTCGCTCACCGAGCAATATTGCGCACTGCTGAAAACCGAAGGCCTGACGATCGAGTTCCAGCCGGACGGCATCAAGCGTATTGCCGAGATCGCCTGGCAAGTCAACGAGAAGACCGAGAACATCGGTGCCCGCCGCCTGCACACGCTGCTGGAGCGCCTGCTGGAAGAGGTGTCGTTCAGTGCCGGCGACCTGGCCAGTGCCCACGACGACAAGGTGATCATGATCGACGCCGAGTACGTCAACGGCCACCTGGGTGAATTGGCGCAGAACGAAGACCTGTCCCGTTATATCCTGTAG
- the hslV gene encoding ATP-dependent protease subunit HslV, translated as MTTIVSVRRHGKVVMGGDGQVSLGNTVMKGNAKKVRRLYHGQVIAGFAGATADAFTLFERFEGQLEKHQGHLVRAAVELAKEWRTDRSLSRLEAMLAVANKDASLIITGNGDVVEPENGLIAMGSGGGYAQAAASALLKKTDLSAREIVETALGIAADICVFTNHTQTIEEQDCAE; from the coding sequence TTGACCACCATCGTTTCAGTTCGCCGCCACGGCAAAGTCGTCATGGGCGGCGACGGCCAGGTTTCTCTCGGCAATACCGTGATGAAAGGCAACGCGAAGAAAGTTCGTCGCCTGTACCACGGCCAGGTTATTGCCGGTTTTGCCGGGGCCACCGCTGACGCCTTTACCTTGTTCGAGCGCTTCGAAGGCCAACTGGAGAAACACCAAGGTCACCTGGTACGCGCTGCCGTCGAGCTCGCCAAAGAATGGCGTACCGACCGCTCCCTGAGCCGCCTGGAAGCCATGCTCGCGGTCGCCAACAAAGACGCCTCACTGATCATCACCGGCAACGGCGATGTGGTTGAACCGGAAAATGGACTGATCGCCATGGGTTCCGGTGGTGGCTATGCTCAAGCCGCCGCCAGCGCACTGTTGAAAAAGACCGACCTGTCGGCCCGTGAAATCGTCGAAACCGCCCTCGGTATCGCCGCCGACATTTGTGTATTCACCAACCACACCCAGACCATTGAGGAGCAGGACTGCGCCGAGTAA
- a CDS encoding SPOR domain-containing protein, with amino-acid sequence MAAKKKPAPKRGASRYQAPAKQPIPGWLWMAIGLTVGAFIVFLMKLEPGKGSDVVKRDKVEQQKATKIAEANKTPPSPTQPVKPKYDFYTLLPESEVIVPPDAVPEKTLPTPQVPTTPVTPAEAAKIDTARAQAALSGITPPPAPPVSKAAPVTKFFLQAGSFRKEADADKVRAQIILLGQAVAVESGTVKDETWYRVLVGPFSNREQLTTAQKQLAGSGFSNLLLQQRQSR; translated from the coding sequence TTGGCTGCCAAGAAAAAACCTGCACCCAAGCGTGGCGCCAGCCGTTACCAAGCTCCTGCGAAGCAACCGATCCCGGGTTGGCTGTGGATGGCCATCGGCCTGACGGTCGGCGCGTTCATCGTGTTTCTGATGAAGCTGGAGCCAGGCAAGGGCAGCGACGTGGTCAAGCGCGACAAGGTGGAGCAACAGAAAGCCACCAAGATCGCCGAGGCCAACAAGACCCCGCCGAGCCCGACGCAACCGGTGAAGCCGAAGTACGACTTCTACACCTTGCTGCCGGAATCGGAAGTGATCGTGCCGCCTGACGCCGTGCCGGAGAAAACCCTGCCGACGCCACAAGTGCCGACCACTCCGGTAACCCCGGCGGAAGCGGCGAAGATCGATACGGCACGGGCTCAGGCTGCTCTGTCGGGGATCACCCCGCCGCCAGCGCCGCCGGTTTCCAAAGCCGCGCCGGTAACCAAGTTCTTCCTCCAGGCCGGTTCGTTCCGCAAAGAGGCGGACGCAGACAAGGTTCGGGCGCAGATCATCTTGCTCGGGCAGGCGGTGGCGGTTGAGTCCGGGACCGTGAAAGATGAAACCTGGTATCGGGTCCTGGTCGGGCCGTTCAGCAATCGCGAGCAACTGACCACGGCACAGAAACAACTGGCCGGCAGCGGGTTTAGCAATCTGTTGTTACAACAACGCCAGAGCCGCTAA